Part of the Sulfitobacter donghicola DSW-25 = KCTC 12864 = JCM 14565 genome, ACAGACAAAGATTCAGCTAAATGACGTTATCTATAACGCTGCAACACAGTGCTTTGAGGCTTTGGTAACCGTTTCCGATGACCAGCGCAAAAAACGATATGCCTGCGCAATTGAGGCGCCCATTAACATGACCTTTGAACAGGCGGCTGAGGGCCTGAAAAAACAAGCGATGCGAAAACACGTCTCTGGCCGCAGCTTGTTTTCACAAGTTCTCCCCCACCGCCCAAGCGTGCGCGCCGGACGGGCCGCATTTGATCCAAAATCATGGCTCGAGCAGCTCGGCTTTGGCTCGCAACAGAATGCAGCCTAACACCGCGCTAAATTGAATTCCTTTTGCGCCGGCTGTTAAGCCATTCGTGCACCTGTCCCCGCACGAAGGTAGCCCGCGCACTTCCAGAGACGTCTGCCTGCCTGCACTGTCTCTGATACTATGGCCCGATCTGCATTTTGCGATCGGGCCTTTTTTCTGTACATCGTCCGCCCCCTACCCTATGTCCCAAGACGTTTGCCAACCTTTTGCCATATGGAGCCGCCAAAATGACCACCTCCCTTTCGGACGACCGCCTAATTGTTGCACTAGACGTTCCCAACGCAGTCGCAGGCCTAGAACTTGCCGAGCGCTTAGGCGACAGCGTCAATTTTTACAAAATTGGCCTTGGCATGCTGACTGGTGGCGGTTTGGCGTTAGCCAATGAGCTAAAGCAGGAACACGGCAAACGGATATTTTTGGATATGAAGCTGTTCGATATTGGCGCGACCGTCGAGGCTGCTGTGCGCGGCCTTGCCCAGTTTGATCTCGATTTCCTGACAGTTCACGGCGATCCGCACGTGGTTCGTGCGGCCAAAGAAGGGGCTGCTGGATCAGACATGAAAATCTTGGGCGTGACCATTTTAACCTCCCTTGACCGTGCTGATCTGGATGCAGGGCTGATCCGTGATGGCAACATCCCTGATTTGGTCGTAGAGCGCGCCGTACGCGCATTTGAAGCAGGTGCAGATGGCGTCATCGCCTCTCCGCAAGAGGCCGCCATGATCCGCGCCCAATCCGAAGCAAACGGAAAGCTGATCGTCACACCCGGTGTCCGCCCTGCAGGCGCTGATTTGGGTGATCAGAAACGCGTGGCCACCCCAGCAAAAGCGATTCAAGACGGCGCAAACCATATCGTCGTTGGGCGTCCGATCCACCGTGCAGAAGATCCCGCAAAAGCCGCACGAGACGTACAGGCCGAGATCGCAACTGTGACAACAACAACCTAGCCGTGTGTTATATCCATCACTATGCCTGATTTTGGCCTTTCGGTAAGGTATCCCACACTATGTAGGTTACGTAATCCGTGCTAAAGTAAGGTTGGTGATACTCCCCGACGAACAGGTTCTTCCTATTGTTCGTCACCTTCCCCCCGCTGAAAGCGGCGGGGGGGTTTTTCGAAAAAGTCGAAAAACCATACCCTTATGTGCGTTCGGCAATCCAGATTGCCAGTCTTTCCTGAAAGACCGGGACAGCCTTTGGATGATCAAGAAACCTGCTTTCCTCCATCAACGCCCACTTCTGCCCCTCATCCCCAAAAATGACGTCTTCAGCGGCCCCCTGTGGCATCTGCGCAACGAAAAACCACTTCGCCAGAGCCCCCTCCCAGAACTTTCGCCCCCAGATAACGGCATTTTCTGGCACCACTAATCCCAATTCTTCACGGCACTCTCGCAAGGCACATGCCAATGGCGTTTCAGCACCTTCTCGCCCGCCACCAGGCAAATCCCAGTGATCCGCAAAAACCAAATCAGGCTTGTCGTCTCTTAAGATAACGGCCAGCTGGTCCCCTAGGTATAGGGCCAGCTTGGCCCCCTCAAAGGGAAGGTTATCGTAATCGGTAATGTCGAATTGCATGGTTCTCTCCGTGCAGGAGCCCTATGATTGGCCATCTCGTAACAGATCACAATCCCCTTATGCCCGCCCTTTGTCGCGATTGCCTAAACCAATTTGAAAGCGCCCGTCGCTGCCC contains:
- the pyrF gene encoding orotidine-5'-phosphate decarboxylase, which gives rise to MTTSLSDDRLIVALDVPNAVAGLELAERLGDSVNFYKIGLGMLTGGGLALANELKQEHGKRIFLDMKLFDIGATVEAAVRGLAQFDLDFLTVHGDPHVVRAAKEGAAGSDMKILGVTILTSLDRADLDAGLIRDGNIPDLVVERAVRAFEAGADGVIASPQEAAMIRAQSEANGKLIVTPGVRPAGADLGDQKRVATPAKAIQDGANHIVVGRPIHRAEDPAKAARDVQAEIATVTTTT
- a CDS encoding NUDIX hydrolase, yielding MQFDITDYDNLPFEGAKLALYLGDQLAVILRDDKPDLVFADHWDLPGGGREGAETPLACALRECREELGLVVPENAVIWGRKFWEGALAKWFFVAQMPQGAAEDVIFGDEGQKWALMEESRFLDHPKAVPVFQERLAIWIAERT